A portion of the Acidisoma sp. PAMC 29798 genome contains these proteins:
- a CDS encoding ABC transporter substrate-binding protein: protein MSKTYRCVLLAGLALAAIKGLPASAADVGLVGITVGSLGNPYYAVTDRGIADKAHELTPGAKLTAVSADYDLGKQFTQIQNFIAAGAKIIMVNAVDPVAIMPAIKMARSAGIAVAAFDVSAEGADVTVMTDNVKAGWEACNYIVEHLPQGGDVVILNGPQISAVVDRVTGCKNALAADPKIHVVSSNEDGLASRDGGFAKAQGLLTRFPKLAAIFAINDPTAIGVNLAAKQLGRHEFFITSVDGSPDVETELRDKTSLIKASSAQDPYDMAGQAYALAVGVLDGKQPPSKIILITPKLVTTDNIASYGGWAKAH, encoded by the coding sequence ATGTCCAAGACATACAGATGCGTGTTGCTGGCCGGTCTCGCCCTGGCGGCGATCAAAGGTCTCCCTGCTTCGGCCGCCGATGTCGGTTTGGTCGGGATCACCGTGGGGTCCTTGGGAAATCCCTATTACGCCGTCACGGATCGCGGCATCGCGGACAAGGCGCATGAATTGACTCCCGGTGCCAAGCTGACTGCCGTCTCGGCCGACTATGATCTTGGCAAGCAGTTCACCCAGATCCAGAACTTCATCGCCGCCGGCGCGAAGATCATCATGGTGAATGCGGTGGATCCGGTCGCCATCATGCCGGCCATCAAGATGGCGCGCAGCGCCGGCATTGCCGTCGCCGCCTTCGATGTCAGCGCCGAAGGCGCGGATGTGACGGTCATGACTGATAACGTCAAAGCCGGTTGGGAAGCCTGCAATTACATCGTTGAGCATCTTCCGCAGGGTGGCGATGTCGTCATCCTCAACGGTCCGCAGATCAGTGCCGTTGTCGATCGGGTGACCGGCTGCAAGAATGCCTTGGCCGCCGACCCGAAGATCCACGTCGTCTCCTCCAACGAAGACGGTTTGGCGTCGCGCGATGGCGGCTTTGCCAAGGCGCAGGGACTCCTGACGAGATTCCCCAAGCTGGCCGCAATCTTCGCGATCAATGACCCCACCGCCATTGGCGTGAATCTCGCCGCGAAGCAGCTCGGTCGGCACGAGTTCTTTATTACGTCGGTTGACGGTTCACCGGACGTGGAGACCGAACTTCGCGACAAGACGTCCCTCATCAAGGCGTCCTCGGCGCAGGATCCCTATGATATGGCAGGGCAAGCCTATGCCCTTGCCGTCGGCGTGCTGGACGGCAAACAACCGCCATCGAAGATCATTCTGATCACGCCGAAGCTGGTGACCACGGACAATATCGCCTCATACGGCGGGTGGGCGAAGGCGCATTAA
- a CDS encoding NAD-dependent epimerase/dehydratase family protein → MKRVIFTGGSGKAGRHVVQHLVEHGYRVLNLDTKPLDNPNVRTLITDITDSGQVFNALSSYTGLHEFDADLRPEKIDAVVHFAAIPRIMITPDNEVYRINVMGTYNIIEAAVKLGIPKVIIASSETTYGIVFANGHRDPEYFPLDEEYPVDPMDSYALSKICNEKTAQAFARRSGTDIYAIRIGNVIEPNEYALFPGWFAKPEFRRRIAWSYIDARDLGQIVRLGIETDGLGFQVFNAVNDDTSSDLPTAELLRRYYPQVAVKGELGEFESLLSNKKTKEMLGFKEAHNWRKYVTPTS, encoded by the coding sequence CGGCGGCAGCGGCAAGGCCGGGCGCCATGTCGTTCAGCACCTTGTCGAACACGGCTATCGTGTCCTCAACCTCGACACGAAGCCACTCGACAATCCGAATGTCCGCACGCTGATCACTGACATCACCGATTCCGGGCAGGTCTTCAACGCCCTGTCCAGCTATACCGGTTTGCATGAATTCGACGCCGACCTGCGGCCGGAGAAGATCGATGCCGTAGTGCATTTCGCGGCGATTCCGCGCATCATGATCACGCCGGATAACGAGGTCTACCGCATCAATGTGATGGGGACCTACAACATCATCGAAGCGGCCGTGAAGCTCGGCATTCCCAAAGTCATCATCGCGTCGAGCGAGACCACCTACGGCATCGTCTTTGCCAATGGACATCGCGACCCCGAGTATTTCCCGCTCGATGAGGAATATCCAGTCGATCCGATGGATAGCTACGCGCTCTCCAAGATCTGCAACGAAAAGACTGCGCAGGCCTTCGCGCGGCGCAGCGGCACCGACATTTATGCCATCCGCATCGGCAATGTCATCGAGCCGAACGAGTATGCGCTGTTCCCGGGCTGGTTCGCGAAGCCGGAGTTTCGTCGCCGCATCGCCTGGAGCTATATCGACGCGCGCGATCTCGGCCAGATCGTTCGCCTTGGGATCGAGACAGATGGCTTGGGCTTCCAGGTCTTCAACGCCGTGAATGATGACACCTCATCGGACCTGCCCACCGCCGAACTGCTGCGGCGCTATTACCCGCAGGTCGCGGTCAAAGGTGAACTCGGCGAGTTTGAGAGCCTGTTGTCCAACAAGAAGACCAAGGAGATGCTGGGCTTCAAGGAAGCGCATAACTGGCGGAAATACGTGACGCCGACGTCCTAA